A genomic window from Peromyscus maniculatus bairdii isolate BWxNUB_F1_BW_parent chromosome 1, HU_Pman_BW_mat_3.1, whole genome shotgun sequence includes:
- the LOC143272410 gene encoding uncharacterized protein LOC143272410 codes for MSCCGCSGRCGSSCGGCGSSCCKPVCCCVPACSCSSCGCSKGGCGSCGCCKGGCGSCGGCKGGCGSCGGCGSCGGCGSCGGCGSCGGCDSCGGCKGGCGSCGGCGSCGGCKGGCGSCGCCKGGCGSCGGCKGGCGSCGGCGSCGGCKGGCGSCGGCKSCCCQCSCCKPCCCQCSCCKPCCCQSSCCKPCCCQCSCCKPCCCECSCCKLCCCQSSCCKPCCCQSSCCAPVCCQCKI; via the coding sequence ATGAGCTGCTGTGGCTGTTCAGGAcgctgtggctccagctgtggaggctgtggctccagctgctgcaagcctgtgtgctgctgtgtgccagcctgttcctgctccagctgtgggtgtagcaagggaggctgtggctcctgtggatgCTGTAAGGgaggctgtggttcctgtgggggctgcaagggaggctgtggttcctgtgggGGCTGTGGATCTTGTGgaggctgtggttcctgtggaGGCTGTGGATCTTGTGGAGGCTGTGATTCCTGTggaggctgcaagggaggctgtggttcctgtggaggctgtggttcctgtggaggctgcaagggaggctgtggctcctgtggatgCTGTAAGGgaggctgtggttcctgtgggggctgcaagggaggctgtggttcctgtggaggctgtggttcctgtggaggctgcaagggaggctgtggttcctgtgggggctgtaagtcctgctgctgtcagtgcagctgctgcaagccctgctgctgtcagtgcagctgctgcaagccctgctgctgtcagtccagctgctgcaaaccctgctgctgtcagtgcagctgctgcaaaccctgctgctgtgAGTGCAGCTGCTGCAAGctctgctgctgtcagtccagctgttgcaagccctgctgctgtcagtccagctgctgtgCCCCTGTGTGCTGCCAGTGTAAGATCTga